The following proteins are encoded in a genomic region of Glycine max cultivar Williams 82 chromosome 18, Glycine_max_v4.0, whole genome shotgun sequence:
- the LOC100306239 gene encoding Protein cornichon homolog 4-like, translating to MAEVLYWISTFVLILTLLCILGYQLILLVDLEFDYINPYDSTSQINQVVLPEFIIHGIFCFTNLIAGHWFIFLISLPFLYYNLRLYIKREHLADVTEIYNKLNWEKKKRLFKVAYLVLVFAFCIVSLVWTLTEDVH from the exons ATGGCGGAGGTGTTATATTGGATCTCAACGTTTGTTCTCATTTTGACTCTTCTTTGTATTCTCGGTTACCAG CTTATATTATTGGTGGACCTGGAGTTTGATTATATCAACCCATATGATTCCACGTCTCAGATAAACCAGGTTGTCTTGCCAGAGTTTATCATCCATGGAATCTTCTGCTTCACCAATCTTATAGCCGGGCATTGGTTTATATTCTTGATATCTCTCCCTTTCCTGTATTACAATCTGcgatt GTACATTAAAAGAGAGCACTTAGCAGATGTTACTGAAATCTACAATAAGCTAAATTGGGAGAAAAAGAAGCGGCTGTTCAAAGTTGCATATCTTGTTTTGGTATTTGCATTTTGTATAGTCAG CTTGGTATGGACCCTTACCGAGGATGTGCATTAA
- the LOC100777213 gene encoding AT-hook motif nuclear-localized protein 1 isoform X2, with translation MRMEGREGFSSGVTVIGAEAPSAYHMAPRSEAPSQVPPPVPEATAGAIGVSPVSVGLDGTAAKKKRGRPRKYGPDGLNSMALSPMPISSSAPFANNFSSGKRGKSRGMEYKLLKKVGVDLFGDSVGTNFMPHIITVNTGEDITMKVISFSQQGPRAICILSASGVISNVTLRQPDSSGGTLTYEGRFEILSLSGSFMPTDNQGSRSRSGGMSVSLSSPDGRVVGGGVAGLLVAAGPVQGLQGWIQNSLQHPISSVMLKTLPNNLPQMHPQAIEGFQMKEAELHA, from the exons ATGCGCATGGAAGGAAGAGAAGGCTTCAGTTCTGGGGTTACAGTGATAGGGGCAGAAGCTCCATCAGCCTATCATATGGCACCAAGGAGTGAAGCTCCAAGTCAGGTTCCTCCTCCTGTTCCTGAAGCAACAGCTGGAGCTATTGGTGTCTCACCTGTGAGTGTGGGATTGGATGGAACAGCAGCTAAGAAGAAAAGGGGTAGACCAAGGAAATACGGGCCAGATGGGTTGAACTCTATGGCATTGTCACCCATGCCAATCTCATCTTCAGCTCCATTTGCTAATAACTTCTCATCCGGGAAGCGGGGGAAATCGCGGGGGATGGAGTACAAGCTGCTGAAGAAAGTCGGAGTGGATCTTTTTG GTGACTCTGTTGGTACAAACTTTATGCCCCATATCATTACAGTCAATACTGGTGAG GACATTACAATGAAGGTTATATCTTTTTCCCAACAAGGACCCCGTGCAATATGCATCCTATCTGCTAGTGGTGTAATTTCAAATGTTACACTTCGCCAGCCTGATTCTTCTGGGGGAACCTTAACCTATGAG GGCCGTTTTGAGATACTTTCATTGTCTGGATCATTCATGCCTACTGACAACCAAGGATCAAGAAGCAGGTCGGGTGGGATGAGCGTTTCATTGTCAAGTCCAGATGGTCGTGTTGTAGGTGGTGGAGTTGCTGGTCTCCTTGTAGCTGCCGGTCCTGTGCAG GGACTACAAGGTTGGATTCAAAATAGTCTGCAACATCCCATATCATCTGTGATGTTGAAAACTTTGCCAAACAATCTTCCTCAAATGCATCCCCAAGCAATTGAGGGTTTTCAAATGAAAGAGGCAGAATTGCATGCCTAA
- the LOC100777213 gene encoding AT-hook motif nuclear-localized protein 7 isoform X1: MRMEGREGFSSGVTVIGAEAPSAYHMAPRSEAPSQVPPPVPEATAGAIGVSPVSVGLDGTAAKKKRGRPRKYGPDGLNSMALSPMPISSSAPFANNFSSGKRGKSRGMEYKLLKKVGVDLFGDSVGTNFMPHIITVNTGEDITMKVISFSQQGPRAICILSASGVISNVTLRQPDSSGGTLTYEGRFEILSLSGSFMPTDNQGSRSRSGGMSVSLSSPDGRVVGGGVAGLLVAAGPVQVVVGSFLPNNQQDQKPKKPKSDYAPANVTPSITVSSAPPPTNGEKEDVIGGHLLHNNSGTTLNSNLTPPSAFRRENWVNMHSLTDSMKSATDINISLPDS, from the exons ATGCGCATGGAAGGAAGAGAAGGCTTCAGTTCTGGGGTTACAGTGATAGGGGCAGAAGCTCCATCAGCCTATCATATGGCACCAAGGAGTGAAGCTCCAAGTCAGGTTCCTCCTCCTGTTCCTGAAGCAACAGCTGGAGCTATTGGTGTCTCACCTGTGAGTGTGGGATTGGATGGAACAGCAGCTAAGAAGAAAAGGGGTAGACCAAGGAAATACGGGCCAGATGGGTTGAACTCTATGGCATTGTCACCCATGCCAATCTCATCTTCAGCTCCATTTGCTAATAACTTCTCATCCGGGAAGCGGGGGAAATCGCGGGGGATGGAGTACAAGCTGCTGAAGAAAGTCGGAGTGGATCTTTTTG GTGACTCTGTTGGTACAAACTTTATGCCCCATATCATTACAGTCAATACTGGTGAG GACATTACAATGAAGGTTATATCTTTTTCCCAACAAGGACCCCGTGCAATATGCATCCTATCTGCTAGTGGTGTAATTTCAAATGTTACACTTCGCCAGCCTGATTCTTCTGGGGGAACCTTAACCTATGAG GGCCGTTTTGAGATACTTTCATTGTCTGGATCATTCATGCCTACTGACAACCAAGGATCAAGAAGCAGGTCGGGTGGGATGAGCGTTTCATTGTCAAGTCCAGATGGTCGTGTTGTAGGTGGTGGAGTTGCTGGTCTCCTTGTAGCTGCCGGTCCTGTGCAG GTGGTGGTGGGAAGCTTTTTGCCAAACAACCAGCAAGATCAGAAACCAAAGAAGCCAAAGTCTGACTATGCACCAGCTAATGTCACTCCTTCCATTACGGTGTCTTCTGCACCACCCCCTACTAATGGTGAAAAGGAGGATGTCATTGGTGGACACCTACTACACAACAACTCAGGCACAACCCTTAACTCAAACCTTACTCCTCCCTCGGCCTTTCGACGCGAAAACTGGGTTAACATGCACTCCTTGACAGACTCGATGAAGTCGGCTACTGACATTAACATATCTCTTCCTGATAGTTGA